The segment GGTCACCTTCACAAAGTCAACAGCAGGCTGCTCCCTAGTAATAGGCAGGTATGGACCTTGGACCTGGGTGGCAGTAGCAAGTTCCTCTGCACTAGAATCACCAGCCTGGAAGAGAGGGTAGTTTAAGGTTAATTCAAGGAAAAAAGTGTTTATATACCACAGCAACAGGAACCCAAGGAAGCACAGTAAAGAACAGCAATTTCTGAATTTACCTTGACCTTCTTAGCACGCCTTGGGAAGATAACTAGCTTAGCCTTGTAGGTCTTAAGCCTCTGGACATTAGTTTGGAGACCTTCCAAGGATCTGTTCCTTCGGCGATGATCAACAGCAATGCCAATGGTTGGTGCTAGCTTCTTGGGAATACCAGCTGCCTGAAAACCACAGGTAAACATTAGTGACAAGATCAAACGTACAAAGAATTATGCTACTTGacaaaagaatttcatttttttacacAATGGATTGGTTTTGTTTGATTGTTCTTTCACTAGGAGCAGGTTATATAACGAATGACATACAAGTAACTAGAATTGTACCTTCAGTTCTTCAAGAGAGAATCCCCTACCAGCACGGACTTTCATGTTGTATTTAAGGGTTTGTCCATGAACAATAGGTCGAAGTGAACCAGCTGTTGGCCTAGGGAAGATCTTCACAGCCTTCTGCTGTCTAGCTGTTGACAACATAATAAAAGAGAATTACAGAAATGTTAGTATTGCACAaccaaatttgaatttcaaaatgaaaataatcatgCCAAAAATTCAGTAAGCAGATAACATACCAGCACGTCTCCTTGTTTTCCTAGCAGGTTGGTTGAACCATGTCCTTACATAGTTCTGCCAATGCTTCTTGAAGTGCCCATTGGGAATAACATTGTTGTGCTTCATGACTTACCTGCATTTgcaatgaaataaaatatcaaacaagCATCCATCAGAATGCAACTGCTCTCGTCAGCAAAATAGAATAGAACTATTTCACTTCAACTTTGTTATTCACACagaaaattcatattcaattaaaatattacaataacCAGCAAAGCAAGCCAAATAAACAGATAAAATCAATCAAATACACAAAAACCTATATGTGAGCAAGtaaaattattcaaacaaaTTTGATTTGTACTCACTAAATACTATTTTTCTGGCTTTACATCTCTCAAAGTTTCTTTCACAAGGTTAGTGACTACATATAATCGAGTTTTAACGCATTTCTTTGACACGTTCTCCATGAAATCATCAGGCTCATTAAAAAAGAACTCCTGGCATGGTCTTTTGAATAATAgacttagttatttttactaCTGAGTAAATATACCGAACAAAATCCGGTAGCTGATTTAAATAGTAACATACACAACAATAAGATATCCTAAGATCCGAATATGTAAAAAGGAGATTTTTACGAACTTCAGGTCACATTCAGAGCGAGCGATTAGACCAAGGTTTTCTGAGACTAAACATAAACTGCAACCCAATTCAATCCAAACACACCCGCAATTTCTTCCCTCAATCTAAGAACACTTCCCTACAAACACTCTACACACTGATTTAAACAATTATCCTACATTGCAAAAGGTATATCGATATGCATATGAGATCATCGAAACTCGCAAAACTAAGGCACTGCGcatacaaacacaaacaaatCCAAAATTATCAGTTAAGCTACAAGCTTATCTACCTAAACATACATTTTCAGTTCAATTATATTTGCATTATACAAATTCAATAACACGTAGTACAGCTTACAAAATCAACTGAGCATTATTActtaagaaatttcaaaaactgGAACGTACCTGGGGGATTTGGGGGCTAGGGTTCTGGAGGCAATGGAAGAACAAGGCACTGCAAAAGAATTGTACTTCGCTTTTATAGGGCTGAATGAAAAACCCTAGATTTTAAAAGGCCTAAAATGGATTTCGGAATGGGCTTTTCATTTGGGCCAGtgaactttttttcttttttttctatggCCAGTTTACTCTATGGGCCTCAAATTGTATCCAGTTTAGAAATCAGCCCAGTCCACTTTATTGGACAAGGACTAGCCCATCAGAATTCAATTGGGTGAAGTCAAAGATTGAAAAATCATCCGAACTAGTAATCTCGATCCATATATGTTAAAAGTCGTTTCGTAGAGTGTACTAAGAAatataatgcatgcattaggcGTGTGTATCAGTGGTACCTTgtttgttacactttttcttgTCATGTACGCTCTATTGTGTATTAAGTTGTGTAACGCTAACACCAAGTAATTCTAGGTATTAGTAGTAACACATAGCATTTAATGCTCgcgttaaattaaataattacaaaactACCCTCAAAgcctttttaatatatttccTAACATTTTGTcttttttgcattttctttcttgtcatatgtttttgtttttatttttatttgtttttcaatgTCTTTTAATTTGTTGGTGTCTCAATAGACTTTATGGCCtcttaaatatctttttttaaaaaataaataatgatttcaACAcagtttgataaaaaaattttactATTGTAGcgataaatttgataaaaaaaattatttgccaattttttacaaaaatatttagactcaaataacaattatttaatattatttttaaaaaagaagaagaggaggagggGTTAATGGTATTTCAGCAAAGAAATTAGTTGCAAGGaagtgtaaaaataaataaagtgtgaaggatatttttaatttgttatttctaaTACATCAAAACAAACAGTGTATAAGAAATAATGCTTACATAACTAATACATTCTATTTTGTATTGTGcttatacactctaccaaacgacaTCTTAGACTTTATAGTATCACTTTGGGAATGCATATACATAGATATACACTTGGTAGCATATACATAATACATACAATTACAAAATATTGCATCCATTGTTACTTTTAATTAGGATAGATATTGTACGTGTGTGGATGCATTGTATATTGCTACATTATGATATATTGGTGTGTTCTTCTTTCCAATCTTACCACTCCTTTAAAGTCTTTACATGACAGATCTCACCTCAATAATCTAGATCGGAGACGATCACCTCGAAACACATCAAAATTTGCCTGCAGTATCGATAAAACCTAAGAAAGCAACCCGATTAGATGTTAAAGAATCCGACATTCggatttaaaattatttgtattattattatatgtcaAAACATTTTCAATCAGTTAATTGTTTTTATGTAAAATTATTGAGGATATATAAATGGCTGAAATTGTATCAAATATTTCATGATAAGTAGAGGACCCATAATGGAAAATATTGGATCACATGTTTCCTTGATGGTATTTGTGATGTGAATATTGACTAATTTGATGGGTTgctttagtataaaaataagtttaaatgTGAATAGAATCAAAAGTTGTCATTGAATgggaaaattttatttgaattggaCTTGCTAACTACTTTTTATTTAACAAGTCCAATTCAAATTGAATTTCCCAATTGACTATCCTTAATTATCAACAAAGATCATCtggtaagtatttttttatttttaatcaaaagttttGAGTTTGAGTCCATTTGGATACGAAATCGTCTTTGTTAGAAAACGCATTACCTTTTACTATAGAACTTCgtgtgaatttaaatttaatcgggCTTTAATGTATGTATAGGAGATTAgatgaaaaagagaagaagagtaAAGACAATCCTTAATTAGAGATCCgacctataaaaaaaaataaccatcTGAGAAAAGCAAATTAGGTAATGAAGAAATAGTAAGATATTTTCATATTAGGGTTGtcaaattgtatatataggGTACTCgaaaatgttgaaaataatCACTAGAGTTTTAAATATCATGGATCTATGTAGTGTAACAAAAAATCTAACTCttgtatttaaaatttcatgataataattattgagtgtgcaaataaaatttatataataataggagaaaaataacatataagaTTCAATTGATACCTCTGATGAAGTGAGacattttaggaaaaaaatgaacGAATTTGGCCTATATTAGGAAGAATATATCACActatcatattaaaattatctttttgacTAATTTAGTTCAATGTTTTGCATCATAAATCTGTATTTTTAAGTAGGTATGTACATCATtgaattaattcatattttcaagtatcaaatcaaattatttgtgtcaga is part of the Solanum pennellii chromosome 8, SPENNV200 genome and harbors:
- the LOC107028808 gene encoding 60S ribosomal protein L13-1-like, giving the protein MKHNNVIPNGHFKKHWQNYVRTWFNQPARKTRRRAARQQKAVKIFPRPTAGSLRPIVHGQTLKYNMKVRAGRGFSLEELKAAGIPKKLAPTIGIAVDHRRRNRSLEGLQTNVQRLKTYKAKLVIFPRRAKKVKAGDSSAEELATATQVQGPYLPITREQPAVDFVKVTDEMKSFKAYGKLRIERTNARHMGARLKRAAEAEKEEKK